The Brachybacterium huguangmaarense genome contains a region encoding:
- the leuD gene encoding 3-isopropylmalate dehydratase small subunit: MEKFTSHTGIGVPLRRSNVDTDQIIPAVYLKRVTKTGFEDGLFSAWRNDPDFVLNREPYSAGSVLVAGPDFGTGSSREHAVWALRDYGFQAVLASRFADIFRGNAGKQGLVAAQLAQDDIEQLWKILEENPGTEVTVDLAERQVRAGESVFRFDIDDYTRWRLMEGLDDIGLTLRHEADIDAFEARRPRWMPKTLPVRTADTH, encoded by the coding sequence ATGGAGAAGTTCACCTCCCACACCGGCATCGGCGTCCCGCTGCGCCGCTCCAACGTCGACACCGACCAGATCATCCCCGCGGTCTACCTCAAGCGCGTCACCAAGACGGGCTTCGAGGACGGTCTGTTCTCGGCCTGGCGCAACGACCCCGACTTCGTGCTCAACCGCGAGCCCTACAGCGCGGGCTCCGTGCTCGTCGCCGGCCCCGACTTCGGCACCGGCTCTTCGCGCGAGCACGCCGTCTGGGCGCTGCGCGATTACGGCTTCCAGGCCGTGCTCGCGAGCCGCTTCGCGGACATCTTCCGCGGCAACGCCGGCAAGCAGGGCCTCGTGGCCGCGCAGCTCGCCCAGGACGACATCGAGCAGCTGTGGAAGATCCTCGAGGAGAACCCCGGCACCGAGGTGACCGTCGATCTCGCCGAGCGCCAGGTGCGCGCGGGGGAGAGCGTCTTCCGCTTCGACATCGACGACTACACCCGGTGGCGCCTCATGGAGGGCCTCGACGACATCGGCCTGACCCTCCGGCACGAAGCCGACATCGACGCGTTCGAGGCGCGGCGCCCGCGCTGGATGCCCAAGACCCTGCCCGTGCGCACCGCCGACACGCACTGA
- the murA gene encoding UDP-N-acetylglucosamine 1-carboxyvinyltransferase: protein MSPSNSTFHVRGGRPLKGEITVRGAKNLVSKAMVAALLGEEPSVLHSVPDIRDVQIVGDLLSIHGVKVARDVEAGEIRMDPSNVERAHVTDIDAHAGSSRIPILFCGPLLHRLGEAIIPDLGGCRIGDRPINYHLDVLRNFGAKVDKREQGIYITAPDGLHGAKIHLEYPSVGATEQVLLTAVRADGVTELTNAAVEPEIEDLIAVLQKMGAIISLQTDRTITIEGVSRLGGYEHVAIPDRIEAASWACAALVTQGDVFVRGAQQKPMATFLNVMRRVGAGMDILNDGIRFYHPGTPLHAIAVETDVHPGFMTDWQQPLVVALTQAEGISIVHETVYENRLGFTDALNDMGAHIQVYRECLGGSRCRFGRRNFNHSAVISGPKPLHGADITVPDLRGGFSYLIAALGAEGVSAIHGIDLIDRGYERFRDKLTALGAEFWED from the coding sequence ATGAGCCCCTCGAACTCGACATTCCACGTCCGCGGTGGTCGCCCCCTGAAGGGGGAGATCACGGTCCGCGGAGCGAAGAACCTGGTCTCCAAGGCCATGGTCGCGGCCTTGCTCGGCGAGGAGCCCAGCGTCCTGCACTCGGTGCCGGACATCCGCGACGTGCAGATCGTCGGCGATCTGCTCTCGATCCACGGCGTCAAGGTCGCCCGTGACGTCGAGGCCGGCGAGATCCGCATGGACCCCTCCAACGTCGAGCGGGCCCATGTGACCGACATCGACGCGCACGCCGGGAGCTCCCGGATCCCGATCCTCTTCTGCGGACCGCTGCTGCACCGTCTCGGCGAGGCGATCATCCCTGACCTCGGCGGCTGCCGGATCGGCGACCGCCCCATCAACTACCACCTCGACGTGCTGCGCAACTTCGGTGCGAAGGTCGACAAGCGCGAGCAGGGCATCTACATCACCGCGCCCGACGGACTGCACGGCGCCAAGATCCACCTCGAGTACCCGAGCGTCGGCGCGACCGAGCAGGTGCTGCTGACGGCGGTGCGCGCCGACGGCGTCACCGAGCTGACCAACGCGGCCGTCGAGCCCGAAATCGAGGACCTCATCGCGGTCCTGCAGAAGATGGGCGCGATCATCTCCCTGCAGACCGATCGCACCATCACGATCGAGGGCGTGAGCCGCCTGGGCGGCTACGAGCACGTCGCCATCCCGGACCGCATCGAGGCCGCGAGCTGGGCCTGCGCCGCGCTCGTCACCCAGGGCGACGTCTTCGTCCGGGGCGCCCAGCAGAAGCCGATGGCCACGTTCCTCAACGTCATGCGGCGCGTGGGCGCGGGCATGGACATCCTCAACGACGGGATCCGCTTCTACCATCCCGGCACGCCCCTGCACGCGATCGCCGTCGAGACCGACGTGCACCCCGGCTTCATGACCGACTGGCAGCAGCCGCTCGTGGTCGCGCTCACGCAGGCCGAGGGCATCTCCATCGTGCACGAGACGGTGTACGAGAACCGCCTCGGCTTCACCGACGCGCTCAACGACATGGGCGCCCACATCCAGGTGTACCGCGAGTGCCTCGGCGGCTCGCGCTGCCGCTTCGGGCGCCGCAACTTCAACCACTCGGCCGTCATCTCCGGCCCCAAGCCGCTCCACGGCGCGGACATCACCGTGCCGGACCTGCGCGGCGGGTTCTCCTACCTCATCGCCGCGCTCGGCGCCGAGGGCGTCTCCGCGATCCACGGCATCGACCTGATCGACCGCGGTTACGAGCGCTTCCGGGATAAGCTCACGGCGCTCGGCGCGGAGTTCTGGGAGGACTGA
- a CDS encoding DUF2867 domain-containing protein, with the protein MTEPSHEISHVVPSPATSLALRDIPVPDYCDVVIVPTRGVDEPDPRVWAEAIFSHENTPLSQRGLRALRDEAVRLFDMVPPPAKEYVTDEVRGSEALIVDDDENLRVRIGVALLPGGQLLQVTTAVKFLSVRGRLAFAPRRLLHATAVNTLARRAPATIRRQAVATGATPRRSLPGQVARRVIGRGGSGAH; encoded by the coding sequence ATGACGGAGCCGTCGCACGAGATCTCGCACGTCGTCCCGAGCCCGGCGACCTCGCTGGCCCTGCGCGACATCCCCGTGCCCGACTACTGCGACGTCGTCATCGTGCCGACCCGCGGGGTCGACGAGCCGGACCCGCGGGTCTGGGCCGAGGCGATCTTCTCCCACGAGAACACCCCGCTGTCCCAGCGCGGCCTGCGTGCGCTGCGCGACGAGGCGGTGCGCCTGTTCGACATGGTGCCGCCGCCCGCCAAGGAGTACGTGACCGACGAGGTGCGCGGCTCCGAGGCGCTCATCGTGGACGACGACGAGAACCTCCGGGTGCGCATCGGCGTCGCCCTGCTCCCCGGCGGACAGCTGCTGCAGGTCACGACGGCCGTCAAGTTCCTCTCGGTGCGGGGCCGCCTCGCCTTCGCACCGCGGCGCCTCCTGCATGCGACAGCCGTCAACACGCTCGCCCGCCGCGCCCCGGCGACCATCCGCCGACAGGCCGTCGCGACGGGCGCGACACCGCGCCGCAGCCTGCCCGGCCAGGTCGCGCGGCGCGTGATCGGCCGCGGCGGCTCCGGCGCGCACTGA